A region of Betta splendens chromosome 13, fBetSpl5.4, whole genome shotgun sequence DNA encodes the following proteins:
- the LOC114867688 gene encoding trafficking protein particle complex subunit 6b-like has protein sequence MGFRVGQGLIERLTKDSPSFKDELDIMKFVCKDFWTKVFRRQVDNLRTNHQGTYVLQDNKFALLTQLSSGKQYLDQAPKYLAFSCGVVRGALSNLGLDSVVTAEVAVMRHVNSK, from the exons ATGGGCTTCAGGGTGGGACAAGGACTCATTGAACG GTTGACCAAGGACTCCCCCAGCTTCAAGGACGAGTTGGATATAATGAAGTTTGTCTGTAAAGACTTCTGGACAAAGGTGTTCAGGAGGCAGGTCGACAACCTCAGAACCAATCATCAG GGTACATATGTGCTACAGGATAATAAGTTTGCTCTTCTGACTCAACTTTCCAGTGGAAAACAATATCTGGATCAGGCTCCCAAG tacCTAGCGTTCTCCTGCGGCGTGGTGAGAGGAGCTCTGTCTAATCTAGGATTGGACAGCGTGGTGACCGCTGAGGTCGCAGTCATGCGTCAT